A single genomic interval of Chitinophaga sp. 180180018-3 harbors:
- a CDS encoding NUDIX domain-containing protein, producing MKYIDCAGLIVVKERKLLLAFSSNKKAWYLPGGKIDRGETPVAALKREVREELNIDLPEETLQWYYYIEAPAFGEQELLMKQHCFIHDLQQEPRPSAEIEAIRYFTPASYKNEIHQVKGVLLAFEKLQQDGLVDG from the coding sequence ATGAAGTATATCGACTGTGCCGGACTGATTGTCGTAAAAGAACGGAAACTATTGCTCGCCTTCAGCAGCAATAAAAAGGCCTGGTACCTCCCCGGAGGAAAAATTGACAGAGGAGAAACTCCTGTGGCAGCGCTGAAGCGGGAAGTACGGGAAGAGCTGAATATAGATCTGCCCGAAGAAACGCTTCAATGGTATTACTATATCGAAGCACCAGCCTTCGGAGAGCAGGAGTTACTGATGAAACAACATTGTTTTATACACGACCTGCAGCAGGAGCCAAGGCCCTCCGCAGAGATCGAAGCAATCAGATACTTCACGCCCGCATCTTACAAAAACGAAATCCACCAGGTGAAAGGGGTATTGCTGGCATTTGAAAAATTGCAGCAAGACGGGCTGGTAGACGGATGA
- a CDS encoding YwqG family protein: MELNEQGLKALIKESSLELMESYLAETTKSVTRLSYSEKENYHTAGNNRIAGFPDLPAGFQWPLTKEGGRMTFIAQLDLATLNSADPLQLLPANGMLYFFMGIDEPAYNIEHKVIWVPSKDDLVLTRPEGSTILDDTYEPFTGWKFNAVKSLMPPNYNYLEEELTDEAFEAYEDMTKQLNTSAGLMWGYPAGQHSDSEIEAAINIILKKYYDYKPANARQALLKHFSGDEAALDHELNNMLMLLELDSADETGFLWWDAGCIHFFIRKEDLLNRNFDNTYLSLYSS, translated from the coding sequence ATGGAACTAAACGAGCAGGGCTTAAAAGCGCTGATAAAGGAGTCGAGCCTGGAATTAATGGAAAGCTATCTTGCTGAAACAACGAAGTCCGTAACCCGGCTATCGTACAGCGAAAAAGAAAATTACCATACTGCCGGCAACAACCGTATAGCAGGCTTTCCGGATCTGCCTGCAGGCTTTCAATGGCCTCTGACCAAAGAGGGAGGCCGGATGACCTTCATTGCGCAACTGGATCTCGCCACGTTAAACTCCGCAGATCCTTTGCAGCTGCTGCCTGCCAATGGCATGCTGTATTTTTTTATGGGCATAGATGAACCGGCGTATAACATTGAACATAAGGTAATCTGGGTGCCCTCGAAGGACGATCTCGTACTCACCAGGCCCGAAGGATCCACTATACTGGATGATACATACGAACCTTTCACCGGCTGGAAATTCAATGCTGTTAAATCCCTCATGCCGCCTAATTACAATTACCTGGAAGAAGAGCTTACGGATGAAGCATTTGAAGCGTATGAAGATATGACAAAACAACTAAATACCTCTGCAGGCCTGATGTGGGGCTATCCTGCCGGCCAGCACAGCGACAGTGAAATTGAAGCTGCCATCAATATCATCCTGAAAAAATACTACGACTACAAACCCGCCAATGCACGCCAGGCACTATTGAAACATTTCAGCGGAGATGAGGCGGCGTTGGATCATGAATTAAATAATATGCTGATGCTGCTGGAGCTCGACAGTGCTGATGAAACAGGTTTCCTTTGGTGGGATGCAGGTTGTATCCATTTCTTCATAAGAAAAGAAGATCTGCTGAACCGTAATTTCGATAATACTTATCTTTCACTATATAGTTCCTGA
- a CDS encoding glycoside hydrolase family 25 protein has translation MADKIIDVSSNNNSIDWRKAAGDGVTDVIIRLSLGTGTVDKKAATNAKAAQAAGIRVSYYHLGYPDHGTGGTLTPEEDATQEAGHFTSLFGNNALPAPRWLAIDLEKMSTGWDTPLNKTDYLNWLIVFLNDVYNTTGIPCMIYSNKPYLDAHLPASHTLGKMHLWIANYNKVSTPPLPKGWTDYFLWQYTAKATINGIPGPCDMSKTAVSLHLEKLRKKVSTVR, from the coding sequence ATGGCAGACAAAATCATTGACGTTTCCAGCAACAACAACAGCATTGACTGGCGCAAAGCTGCGGGCGACGGCGTTACCGACGTTATCATACGCCTGTCGCTGGGTACCGGAACAGTCGACAAAAAAGCAGCAACGAATGCTAAAGCTGCACAGGCAGCAGGCATCAGGGTGAGTTATTATCACCTGGGCTACCCCGACCACGGTACTGGGGGCACCCTCACCCCGGAAGAAGACGCCACACAGGAGGCGGGGCATTTCACCTCGCTGTTCGGCAATAACGCCCTGCCGGCGCCCCGCTGGCTGGCGATCGACCTCGAGAAAATGAGTACCGGCTGGGATACGCCGTTGAACAAAACCGATTATCTCAACTGGCTCATCGTTTTCCTGAATGATGTTTATAATACCACAGGTATCCCCTGTATGATCTATTCCAATAAGCCTTATCTTGACGCACATCTTCCTGCCAGTCATACCCTCGGGAAAATGCACCTGTGGATTGCTAACTATAATAAAGTTTCCACTCCTCCCTTACCTAAAGGCTGGACGGATTATTTCCTGTGGCAATATACCGCCAAAGCAACGATTAACGGGATTCCCGGTCCTTGCGATATGAGCAAAACAGCGGTATCATTACACCTCGAGAAATTGCGAAAAAAAGTAAGCACAGTACGTTAA
- a CDS encoding RNA polymerase sigma-70 factor: MQIKSDKEQILLRAVAAGDQQAFKQLFDEYWDNIYGVAFTLTRSREMARDMVQEIFVRLWLMRETLEEKDNFRNFLFIVARNHIFSELRKKSRQPAFVAELEEYFSESPFHADHPALYKESAALLNAAVARLPEQQRQVYELSREEGWSQEQIAAHLNISRNTVKTHMSRALTAIRLYLEGHATGILLIICLIRAFL, encoded by the coding sequence ATGCAAATTAAATCAGACAAAGAACAGATATTACTGCGCGCAGTTGCGGCCGGCGACCAGCAGGCATTTAAGCAGTTATTCGATGAATACTGGGATAACATCTATGGTGTGGCTTTCACACTTACCCGGTCGCGGGAAATGGCGCGTGACATGGTGCAGGAGATCTTCGTCAGGCTTTGGCTGATGCGTGAAACGCTGGAGGAAAAAGACAACTTCCGTAACTTTCTGTTTATCGTCGCCCGTAATCATATTTTCAGTGAACTGAGGAAAAAAAGCCGCCAGCCTGCTTTTGTGGCGGAACTGGAAGAGTATTTCAGCGAAAGTCCTTTTCATGCCGATCATCCCGCTTTGTATAAAGAATCTGCTGCATTGCTGAACGCAGCAGTAGCCCGTTTGCCGGAACAACAACGGCAGGTCTACGAATTAAGCCGCGAAGAAGGCTGGAGCCAGGAGCAGATTGCTGCGCATCTTAATATCTCCCGTAATACCGTTAAAACTCATATGTCGAGAGCCCTGACGGCCATCCGGTTGTATCTCGAGGGCCATGCCACCGGCATATTGCTGATCATTTGCCTCATACGGGCGTTCCTTTAA
- a CDS encoding FecR domain-containing protein encodes MTRFNTLWEGYIAGTLTQEEVREFMTLLDKEETQLEEGIRVMLEEEEWNGLALPGEKEMILEGIAERVKPGRIRKLLKRLTVAAAAVFFIGAGAWYWHDHVRRDARPVAVVIKPGGSNASLTLADGSVIPLDSAGNRRVQQGSTTIQQMNGRLQYTVNSSSTHVEINTLRTPKGGQFQVVLPDGTNVWLNAASSLQYPVVFNGPERMVTLTGQAYFEVAHHAGQPFKVKVNNMVVEALGTGFDIMAYTDEATINTTLVEGAVKVSAGSENVLLKPGQQALLNGRQDAFTVKPADINKVLAWKSGLFVFNNTDLASILREVGRWYDVEIVNENNDNSKLYGGSISRKKDLRSVLRLLEADGTHHFKISGRKVILLNE; translated from the coding sequence ATGACCCGATTCAACACTTTATGGGAAGGGTATATTGCCGGCACGCTTACACAAGAGGAAGTAAGGGAGTTCATGACGTTGCTGGATAAGGAGGAAACACAGCTGGAGGAAGGTATCCGGGTCATGCTGGAAGAAGAGGAATGGAACGGACTTGCCCTCCCCGGTGAAAAGGAGATGATCCTCGAAGGTATTGCGGAGCGCGTGAAACCCGGCAGGATCAGGAAGCTGCTGAAACGATTGACAGTAGCCGCCGCTGCGGTGTTTTTCATCGGAGCGGGCGCCTGGTACTGGCATGATCATGTTCGCCGGGATGCACGGCCAGTAGCGGTGGTGATAAAACCCGGAGGCAGCAACGCATCGCTCACGCTCGCCGACGGATCGGTGATTCCACTCGATAGTGCCGGAAACCGTCGCGTGCAGCAGGGCAGCACTACGATACAGCAAATGAACGGGCGCCTGCAATACACCGTAAATAGCAGCAGCACCCATGTGGAGATAAATACGCTACGCACCCCCAAAGGCGGACAGTTTCAGGTGGTGTTGCCCGACGGTACCAACGTATGGCTGAACGCGGCCTCCAGCCTGCAATATCCCGTTGTATTTAATGGCCCCGAGCGGATGGTGACCCTCACCGGTCAGGCTTATTTTGAAGTAGCACATCACGCAGGTCAGCCGTTTAAAGTAAAGGTGAACAATATGGTGGTGGAAGCACTGGGTACCGGCTTCGATATCATGGCTTATACAGACGAAGCTACCATCAATACCACCCTGGTGGAGGGAGCCGTAAAGGTGAGTGCAGGCAGCGAAAATGTATTGCTGAAACCCGGGCAGCAGGCCCTGTTGAACGGCCGGCAGGATGCCTTTACCGTGAAACCCGCCGACATCAATAAGGTACTTGCCTGGAAGAGTGGTTTGTTCGTATTCAATAATACAGATCTGGCTTCCATTCTAAGGGAAGTAGGACGCTGGTATGATGTGGAAATTGTAAACGAGAACAACGATAATTCAAAACTATACGGCGGTAGTATCAGCAGGAAGAAAGATCTCCGGAGCGTACTCCGTTTGCTGGAAGCGGATGGCACGCATCATTTTAAAATAAGCGGCAGGAAAGTGATCCTGCTGAATGAATAA
- a CDS encoding TonB-dependent receptor, translating into MKMTAACLLIFCLHVCATGFSQKVTLSVKDAALQAVFPEITRQTGISIFYEEDAIRYTRPVSIQVKDMDLRQVLLLCVKDQPISFVMDENNITIRRTATRKLPAPAVADTLLPVSGTITDKKGAPVPGATILVKDKKTGTTSGIDGSFSIRVHSTDSLIVKFIGYQQQVLGIGNRRTINVTLTDTEGEGLNEVVVVGMNFRQTKRSVTGAMSTIQTKELKQSPVANLNNALAGRLPGLITVQSSGQPGEDAAAMYIRGIATYGGNTAPLVVIDGLPRGQGSFSQIDPNEVESVSILKDASSSALYGIQGANGVIVVTTKRGRSGQKPAIDFTAQQGVQQVMRLPRPMNTYESALYFNDYDRNNGSVQRFSDEALKIVKDKSDPYLYPDVNWYDEILKKAAAQNQYNINISGSSNKVRYFVSGSYIRQASLLKHGDLFKKNYDKASNFNRYNFRSNIDIQATDKLQVQVDLAGRLEQRVGPMPSFTEVFNQINNMPPFALPVFNPNGTLGAASNVEIPYWRNPYGLVTQSGYYINSTNVMYGTISARHELDFILPGLSAQAFFSFENNNYNTVSRSQEFPAYWYKGLDAQGQPVYQQTRIGTTLSTSGNNNIERSTYIDARLNYAKNWNDHAVTAQVLANRTLRVFNFDLPYAYQGVSGRVTYGYKSRYFVETNLGYNGSENFPKGSRYGFFPSASVGWVASEESFLKGNNLLRYLKFRASYGMVGNDKIGGQRWLYLNDFAPGDGYNFGVNPEFKGGYNEARVGNPAVTWEHSAKANAGLELSILPHDMIQLTFDVFHERRTNILTDPQRVPDYLGISGLAPLNSGIVVNKGLDGELRFNKAWKEVSMFANLQFTYARNKVLQNDQPAPAFPYQDLRGYEVGYVLGYKAIGFFKDDADIKNSPTQSFDNKTIPGDIKYLDVNHDGVINAFDRVPIQVQNVPRYMGGLSIGASWRGLDISLLLNGAAGGTATYVPRVNDRIQLQRWTPENPDNAKVPGAKQSSNNTLTSDFYLFKTDYLKLRNAEIGYQLPKSLLKRVKIDYARIFLNGQNLAIWDKLWIKDRDPEAAGSWNLPYPLQRVFNMGVNIRL; encoded by the coding sequence ATGAAAATGACCGCTGCATGTTTACTTATTTTCTGCCTGCACGTCTGCGCTACAGGGTTCTCTCAAAAAGTGACCCTGTCAGTGAAAGATGCAGCCCTGCAGGCCGTATTTCCTGAGATCACGAGGCAAACAGGTATCTCTATTTTTTATGAAGAAGATGCCATACGTTATACCAGACCCGTGAGCATCCAGGTGAAAGACATGGACCTCCGGCAGGTACTATTGCTATGTGTGAAAGATCAGCCCATCAGTTTTGTGATGGATGAAAACAATATTACGATCAGGCGAACGGCCACGCGTAAACTGCCGGCGCCAGCCGTAGCAGATACCCTGCTGCCGGTTTCGGGTACCATCACCGATAAGAAAGGCGCGCCTGTTCCGGGCGCTACCATCCTCGTGAAGGATAAAAAAACCGGTACTACGTCGGGCATAGACGGGTCGTTCAGTATCAGGGTACATAGCACAGACAGTCTCATTGTGAAGTTCATCGGATACCAGCAACAGGTGCTGGGCATCGGCAACAGGCGCACGATCAACGTTACACTCACAGACACCGAAGGCGAAGGCCTGAACGAAGTAGTGGTGGTGGGCATGAACTTCCGGCAAACCAAACGCTCCGTTACAGGGGCCATGTCTACCATACAAACGAAAGAGCTGAAACAAAGTCCGGTAGCCAATCTTAACAACGCGCTGGCAGGCCGCCTGCCTGGCCTGATCACCGTACAGTCGTCCGGTCAGCCCGGAGAAGACGCCGCTGCCATGTACATCAGGGGAATTGCTACCTACGGCGGCAACACGGCTCCGCTGGTGGTGATCGACGGTTTGCCGAGAGGACAGGGCAGCTTCAGCCAGATCGATCCCAATGAAGTGGAATCTGTATCTATTCTGAAAGACGCCAGCTCTTCCGCCTTATATGGCATACAGGGCGCAAACGGCGTGATTGTAGTTACCACGAAACGCGGCAGATCAGGCCAGAAACCGGCTATCGATTTCACCGCTCAACAGGGTGTACAACAGGTGATGCGGCTGCCACGCCCGATGAACACTTACGAAAGTGCGCTCTATTTTAATGACTACGACCGCAACAACGGATCTGTTCAGCGTTTCAGCGATGAGGCACTGAAGATCGTGAAAGATAAATCTGATCCTTATTTATATCCCGATGTAAACTGGTATGATGAAATCCTTAAGAAAGCAGCAGCCCAGAATCAGTACAACATCAATATCTCCGGCAGCTCCAACAAAGTACGCTACTTTGTTTCCGGCAGCTATATCCGGCAGGCATCTTTATTAAAACATGGCGATCTGTTTAAGAAAAACTACGACAAGGCCAGTAACTTCAACCGTTATAATTTCCGCTCCAATATCGATATTCAGGCCACCGATAAACTACAGGTGCAGGTAGATCTGGCCGGCCGTCTCGAGCAACGCGTAGGGCCTATGCCCAGCTTCACCGAGGTATTTAATCAGATCAACAATATGCCTCCTTTCGCCCTGCCTGTGTTTAACCCCAATGGTACGCTGGGCGCCGCCAGTAATGTAGAAATACCCTACTGGAGAAACCCTTATGGGTTGGTAACACAAAGCGGTTACTATATCAATTCCACCAACGTCATGTATGGTACGATTTCCGCCCGGCATGAACTCGACTTTATATTACCGGGGTTAAGCGCACAGGCATTTTTTAGTTTCGAGAATAATAACTACAACACGGTTTCCCGTTCACAGGAATTTCCGGCGTACTGGTACAAGGGGCTGGATGCCCAGGGACAGCCGGTTTATCAGCAAACACGTATAGGCACCACGTTGTCTACTTCCGGCAACAACAACATTGAAAGATCTACGTATATAGATGCCCGTTTGAACTATGCCAAAAACTGGAATGATCATGCGGTAACTGCCCAGGTGCTGGCCAACCGCACGCTGCGGGTGTTTAACTTCGACCTGCCTTATGCTTACCAGGGTGTCAGCGGCCGCGTTACCTATGGCTACAAATCCCGTTATTTTGTAGAAACCAACCTGGGATACAACGGCTCCGAAAACTTTCCGAAAGGCAGTCGCTATGGCTTCTTCCCCAGCGCATCCGTAGGATGGGTGGCCAGCGAAGAATCTTTCCTGAAAGGCAATAACCTGCTCCGTTACCTGAAGTTCCGCGCTTCCTATGGTATGGTAGGAAATGATAAGATAGGCGGACAACGTTGGCTGTATCTGAACGATTTCGCGCCGGGCGATGGCTATAACTTCGGCGTGAATCCCGAATTCAAAGGCGGCTACAATGAAGCAAGGGTGGGGAACCCGGCCGTTACCTGGGAACACTCTGCTAAAGCCAATGCCGGGCTGGAGCTGTCGATATTACCGCACGATATGATACAGCTGACCTTCGATGTTTTCCATGAAAGAAGAACCAATATCCTCACCGATCCGCAGCGGGTACCCGATTACCTCGGTATCAGCGGTCTGGCACCACTTAACAGCGGCATAGTCGTGAATAAGGGATTGGATGGAGAGTTGCGTTTTAATAAGGCCTGGAAAGAAGTCAGCATGTTTGCCAACCTGCAGTTCACCTACGCGCGCAATAAAGTATTACAGAACGATCAGCCTGCACCGGCATTTCCCTATCAGGATCTGAGAGGCTACGAAGTAGGCTATGTACTTGGCTATAAGGCTATCGGCTTTTTCAAGGATGACGCAGATATCAAGAACAGCCCCACACAATCGTTCGACAATAAAACCATTCCCGGCGATATTAAATACCTCGACGTTAATCACGACGGCGTCATCAACGCATTCGACCGTGTGCCCATACAGGTGCAGAACGTGCCCCGTTATATGGGTGGCCTGTCGATAGGTGCATCCTGGAGAGGGCTCGATATCAGCCTGCTGCTGAACGGCGCTGCCGGCGGTACTGCTACCTACGTACCTCGTGTAAACGACCGCATACAGTTACAACGATGGACCCCCGAAAACCCCGACAATGCGAAGGTTCCGGGCGCGAAACAGTCTTCCAATAACACACTCACCTCCGATTTTTATCTGTTCAAAACTGACTACCTGAAACTCCGGAATGCTGAAATAGGTTATCAGCTGCCCAAATCATTACTGAAGCGGGTGAAGATAGACTATGCCAGGATATTCCTCAACGGGCAGAATCTGGCAATATGGGATAAGCTCTGGATCAAGGACCGCGACCCCGAAGCCGCCGGCTCCTGGAATCTGCCATATCCGCTGCAGCGGGTGTTTAATATGGGTGTCAATATCAGATTATAA
- a CDS encoding RagB/SusD family nutrient uptake outer membrane protein — protein MLAKINIRLYSAKMAALVAVVILTFSSCRKDFLERAPSDLIDEDKVFSNIDNAEAFLNNAYREVPTLVYRNKNDKSGYYNLGSATDEGAGMWGLDNTAVAFNSGNWNPVAFPLDWSWFAYYASIRKVNVFLKNYQRIPEEVSGQSTGSKKKRMLGEAHGLRAYYYFLLYTMWGEVPIIENPLKPGGTENINIPRSKISDVIAFIDQDLQAAIANLPATQNVSDFGRFTSATAKALLSRLYLYYASELSNPGHDQARWNKAMDASKEAIDFALANGYALCVTDNGGKRAYERVFLEMNNPETIWSSFGPYEGNGNYWDFWSGSLGTGGWYGESPLQEMVDSYEMLNGEIPVTGYDASGAQIINPAAGYDPDHPFDNRDPRFYQTVLYHGATWKGRTVNVAPGGTDYSTDKPRVNYFWRKYIQEEHNLFSGSGFSQRRFIVFRVGELYLNYAEARNEATGPDAEVYTAINKIRSRAGMPALPAGLSQAAMREKIRHERKIELVLENQRFWDVRRWKIAERTDNGPVHRISVTTTGKFSYPVWTSRVFDKNKHYLFPIPQSEIDKNRQVLTQNPGW, from the coding sequence ATGTTAGCAAAAATAAATATCAGGCTGTATTCCGCGAAGATGGCGGCATTGGTGGCTGTGGTGATCCTGACTTTTTCTTCCTGTAGAAAAGACTTCCTGGAACGCGCTCCCAGCGATCTGATCGACGAAGACAAAGTATTCAGTAATATCGATAATGCGGAAGCGTTTCTCAACAACGCTTACCGCGAAGTGCCGACGCTCGTGTACCGGAATAAAAATGATAAGAGTGGTTACTATAACCTGGGTTCTGCTACGGATGAAGGTGCAGGTATGTGGGGACTGGATAATACCGCGGTGGCATTTAACAGCGGTAACTGGAACCCTGTAGCGTTTCCGCTGGATTGGTCGTGGTTCGCATATTACGCGTCTATCAGGAAAGTTAACGTCTTCCTGAAAAATTATCAGCGCATACCGGAAGAAGTATCCGGGCAATCAACCGGCAGCAAGAAGAAAAGAATGCTGGGAGAAGCCCACGGACTGCGGGCTTACTACTATTTCCTGTTGTATACCATGTGGGGAGAAGTGCCCATCATAGAGAATCCGTTGAAACCAGGAGGTACGGAAAATATTAACATACCGCGAAGCAAAATAAGTGACGTGATCGCATTTATTGATCAGGATTTGCAGGCTGCTATTGCTAACCTGCCGGCAACGCAGAATGTTTCCGATTTCGGGCGTTTTACATCTGCTACCGCTAAAGCGTTGCTGTCGAGGTTATACCTCTATTATGCCAGCGAATTATCTAATCCGGGCCATGATCAGGCGAGATGGAATAAGGCAATGGATGCATCCAAAGAAGCGATCGATTTTGCGCTGGCCAATGGTTACGCATTATGTGTAACCGACAATGGTGGCAAAAGAGCCTACGAAAGGGTATTCCTGGAAATGAATAATCCGGAAACCATCTGGTCGAGCTTCGGCCCTTACGAAGGCAATGGTAACTACTGGGATTTCTGGTCTGGCTCCCTGGGCACCGGTGGATGGTATGGCGAAAGTCCGCTGCAAGAAATGGTAGACTCCTATGAAATGCTGAATGGAGAGATACCCGTTACCGGCTACGATGCCAGTGGTGCGCAGATCATTAATCCTGCTGCAGGATACGATCCGGATCATCCCTTCGATAACCGGGATCCGCGTTTTTACCAGACTGTCCTGTACCACGGTGCCACCTGGAAAGGACGAACTGTAAATGTAGCACCTGGCGGAACAGACTACAGCACCGATAAACCCCGTGTCAATTATTTCTGGCGTAAATACATTCAGGAAGAGCATAACCTTTTCAGTGGCTCCGGTTTCAGTCAACGGCGGTTTATAGTATTCAGGGTGGGAGAGCTGTATCTGAACTATGCAGAAGCAAGAAATGAAGCAACAGGCCCTGATGCAGAAGTGTATACTGCTATTAATAAAATCCGCTCCAGAGCCGGTATGCCCGCATTGCCGGCTGGATTGAGCCAGGCCGCTATGCGTGAGAAGATCCGTCATGAAAGAAAGATAGAACTGGTGTTGGAAAACCAACGCTTTTGGGATGTAAGAAGATGGAAAATCGCAGAACGTACAGATAACGGCCCTGTGCACAGGATCAGCGTAACTACCACCGGGAAATTCTCTTATCCCGTATGGACAAGCCGCGTATTCGATAAGAATAAACACTACCTTTTCCCGATACCTCAAAGCGAAATTGATAAGAACCGGCAGGTACTGACGCAAAACCCCGGTTGGTAA
- a CDS encoding discoidin domain-containing protein yields the protein MHYRLFLMMVVGCWVIGCKKDIEKKNTTLQRIPQGNGLMTVVGSSATYDSILWEVDTVKNVHPYLFDQMAGIDRYQGQLYILGGGGTMWNNSWNGWGIWKGDNVNNAVQQSQPQPAANFPYYRTEGNDWCFYWLMGLWIDPSDGKFYSIAYSEYNYLNGWASEAKERRMGLATSVNNGQTWTYQGDIITQDKSIPPPAGQQYYGAGDLDLFIPGDGYAYVYYKKGFYSLSTLNRTAQDICVARCLLNDKLAPGHWKKFYNGTWVEAGIGGHETIVIPDVNIANVCYNKFLQKYVCIGNEIYGKTFISFANSMATQDWSPRDFSFPDISYHYNWHVNVTNNNQHVMGQSFKLYTTGFYPATNNRQGYYYYIMFDMKEYDRTGWEVIDFSSQEPWPSAPQEGGAAYVLDNNPYTFWSTAWVNGEAPFPHHITIDTKSVKSLHGITFKNRKFYINYSSGQPKDMQVLVSQDNVNWQTAATYTNIEIPEGPVEESKTRLSFPAAVNARYLKLVVTAIHGTNKVLYFSEISAF from the coding sequence ATGCATTACAGATTATTTTTAATGATGGTGGTTGGATGTTGGGTGATAGGATGTAAGAAAGACATTGAAAAAAAGAATACCACTCTTCAGCGTATTCCGCAGGGAAATGGACTCATGACCGTTGTTGGCTCCAGTGCTACCTATGACTCTATTCTCTGGGAAGTGGACACCGTAAAAAACGTACATCCGTACCTGTTTGATCAGATGGCGGGCATCGACAGATACCAGGGGCAGCTCTATATACTCGGCGGAGGCGGTACCATGTGGAATAACAGCTGGAATGGCTGGGGAATATGGAAAGGCGATAATGTCAACAATGCCGTGCAGCAGTCGCAGCCACAACCTGCTGCTAACTTTCCTTACTATCGTACGGAAGGAAACGACTGGTGTTTCTATTGGCTGATGGGACTTTGGATAGATCCGTCTGATGGTAAATTCTACTCCATTGCCTACAGTGAATACAACTACCTGAACGGTTGGGCCAGCGAAGCAAAGGAACGGCGCATGGGGCTTGCTACGTCGGTTAACAATGGACAAACATGGACCTATCAGGGCGATATCATTACGCAGGACAAATCCATCCCACCACCGGCGGGGCAGCAATATTACGGCGCGGGCGATCTTGATCTTTTCATTCCGGGCGATGGGTATGCGTATGTCTATTATAAAAAAGGCTTCTATTCACTGTCTACGCTGAACAGAACGGCGCAGGATATTTGTGTGGCCAGGTGCCTGCTCAATGATAAACTTGCACCGGGGCATTGGAAGAAATTTTACAACGGTACCTGGGTGGAAGCCGGCATCGGTGGCCATGAAACCATCGTTATACCGGACGTGAATATTGCCAATGTATGTTACAATAAATTCCTTCAAAAATATGTTTGCATCGGCAATGAGATCTATGGTAAAACATTTATTTCTTTTGCCAATAGCATGGCAACACAGGATTGGAGCCCCAGGGATTTCAGTTTTCCGGATATCAGCTATCACTATAACTGGCATGTGAATGTAACCAACAATAACCAGCATGTCATGGGGCAGTCGTTCAAACTCTATACCACCGGGTTTTACCCAGCCACTAACAATCGGCAGGGATATTACTACTACATCATGTTCGATATGAAAGAATATGACCGGACCGGCTGGGAAGTGATTGACTTTTCCTCTCAGGAGCCCTGGCCTTCAGCGCCACAGGAAGGAGGCGCCGCTTATGTGCTGGACAACAATCCATATACGTTCTGGTCTACCGCCTGGGTGAACGGGGAAGCGCCTTTTCCGCATCATATTACCATCGATACGAAATCGGTAAAATCGTTGCATGGTATTACATTTAAGAATCGTAAATTTTATATCAACTATTCCAGCGGCCAGCCCAAAGATATGCAGGTGTTGGTGAGCCAGGATAACGTCAACTGGCAAACGGCGGCTACTTATACTAATATCGAAATACCGGAAGGCCCTGTGGAAGAAAGTAAAACAAGGCTTTCATTTCCTGCAGCAGTGAATGCACGTTACCTGAAACTGGTGGTGACCGCCATTCACGGCACCAACAAGGTGTTGTACTTTTCTGAGATCAGTGCTTTCTGA